In Scatophagus argus isolate fScaArg1 chromosome 5, fScaArg1.pri, whole genome shotgun sequence, a genomic segment contains:
- the guca1c gene encoding guanylyl cyclase-activating protein 3, whose product MGTHCSSLDDILEEDMHHWYTKFMKESPSGLITLFELKAMLEMNGMTEEASSYVDQVFFTFDMDGDGYIDFVEYIAAISLLLKGEINQKLKWYFKLFDQDGNGKIDKEELETIFKAIQDITRSYDIPPEEIVTLIYEKIDVHGEGELTLEEFISGARDHPDIMDMLTKMMDLTQVLEIIIRGQQKKAVN is encoded by the exons ATGGGCACCCACTGCTCCAGCCTGGATGATATCCTGGAGGAGGACATGCACCACTGGTACACCAAGTTCATGAAGGAGTCTCCTTCGGGGCTCATAACACTCTTTGAGCTCAAGGCTATGCTTGAAATGAATGGGATGACAGAGGAGGCCAGCAGCTATGTGGACCAGgtctttttcacatttgacaTGGACGGG GATGGTTATATAGACTTTGTCGAATACATTGCAGCAATAAGTTTGTTACTGAAAGGAGAAATTAACCAGAAACTAAAGTGGTACTTCAAGCTCTTTGATCaagatggaaatggaaaaattgACAAGGAAGAACTGGAGACTATATTTAAG GCTATTCAGGACATCACCAGAAGTTATGACATTCCTCCAGAAGAGATTGTGACTCTTATATATGAGAAGATTGATGTCCACGGTGAAg GTGAACTGACGCTGGAGGAGTTCATCAGTGGAGCCAGGGATCATCCTGACATCATGGATATGCTCACCAAGATGATGGATCTTACACAAGTCCTTGAAATCATCATCAGAGGTCAACAGAAGAAGGCTGTAAACTGA